In Leptospira stimsonii, a single window of DNA contains:
- a CDS encoding ABC transporter permease subunit, whose product MKKYFLKRFLLIIPTLLGMTFIVFLISHFAPGGPLETEIAKIRGYANAQGGSAKTISEEEIDIIKKRLHLDKPVGIAYLYWLKEILTFNLGESRLHSRQVTDLILEKLPVSLTFGLSGFLLSYLICIPLGISKALRNGEKFDITTSGIILIIYSIPAFAFAVLLLYTFASGELLSIFPLGHEVSDEYESLSTWEKIFDRIQHMFLPVICYVSGSFAVLTLLMKNSLLDQISKEYVRTALSKGFSFKDAIFKHAFRNSLIPIATGFGNNLSLVLAGSIIIELVFNIDGMGLMSFQAVTERDTELMMGLLLVQSFLSLVGNILSDFCYVLIDPRIQFE is encoded by the coding sequence ATGAAAAAATATTTCCTAAAACGATTTCTTCTCATCATTCCGACTTTATTGGGAATGACGTTTATCGTTTTTTTGATCTCTCATTTCGCGCCCGGCGGACCGCTCGAAACGGAGATCGCAAAGATCCGAGGTTATGCGAACGCACAGGGCGGAAGCGCGAAGACGATTTCCGAAGAAGAAATCGATATCATAAAAAAAAGACTCCATCTGGATAAGCCCGTCGGAATCGCCTATCTCTACTGGCTCAAAGAAATTCTAACTTTTAATCTTGGAGAATCCAGGCTTCATAGCCGTCAAGTCACGGATTTGATTTTGGAAAAGTTGCCCGTGTCTCTCACGTTCGGACTTTCCGGGTTTCTTCTTTCGTATCTCATTTGTATTCCTCTCGGAATCTCGAAGGCGCTTCGAAACGGAGAGAAGTTCGATATCACGACAAGCGGGATCATTCTAATCATCTATTCCATTCCCGCGTTCGCATTCGCGGTTCTTCTTCTTTATACGTTCGCTTCGGGAGAACTTCTTTCCATCTTTCCCCTCGGTCACGAGGTCTCGGACGAATATGAATCTCTTTCCACTTGGGAAAAAATATTCGATCGAATCCAACACATGTTTCTTCCGGTAATCTGCTACGTCTCCGGTTCCTTCGCAGTTCTTACTCTTTTGATGAAAAATTCTCTTCTGGATCAAATATCGAAAGAATATGTTCGGACTGCGCTTTCGAAAGGTTTCAGTTTTAAGGACGCGATCTTTAAACACGCGTTTCGAAATTCCTTGATTCCGATCGCCACCGGTTTCGGGAACAATCTCAGCTTGGTTCTCGCTGGATCAATCATCATCGAGCTCGTATTCAATATTGACGGAATGGGACTTATGAGTTTTCAAGCCGTTACGGAACGGGATACGGAACTGATGATGGGACTTTTATTGGTTCAGAGTTTTCTTTCTCTTGTCGGAAACATTCTTTCCGATTTCTGCTACGTTTTGATCGATCCGAGGATTCAATTCGAATGA
- the cysD gene encoding sulfate adenylyltransferase subunit CysD: MNKSRLTHLEQLEAESIYILRETASQFERPALLFSGGKDSITLVHLALKAFRPGKFPFPLVHIDTGHNFQEALDFRDELANKIGEKLIVRYVQDSIDQGKAVEEKGKFPSRNGIQTVTLLDTIAEFKFDACIGGARRDEEKARAKERVFSVRDEFGQWDPKLQRPELWNIYNGKISPGENVRVFPISNWTELDVWEYIRKENIALPSLYFSHTRKIIYRENLLFPVSKFITIDANDRVEDKVVRFRTVGDMTCTAAVDSQADNIDDIILEIQATRTTERGSRLDDKRSEAAMEDRKRGGYF; this comes from the coding sequence ATGAATAAATCCAGACTTACACATCTCGAACAACTTGAAGCGGAATCGATTTACATTCTTCGTGAAACCGCTTCCCAATTTGAAAGACCCGCTCTTCTTTTCTCCGGCGGAAAAGATTCCATCACGTTAGTTCACCTTGCCCTCAAGGCGTTTCGTCCCGGGAAATTTCCCTTTCCTCTGGTGCATATCGACACAGGTCATAACTTTCAAGAAGCCCTCGATTTCAGAGACGAACTCGCAAACAAAATCGGTGAGAAGCTGATCGTTCGTTACGTTCAAGATTCCATCGATCAAGGAAAAGCTGTAGAAGAAAAAGGTAAATTCCCGAGTAGAAACGGAATCCAAACCGTGACCCTTCTCGATACGATTGCGGAATTCAAATTCGACGCTTGTATCGGAGGCGCGAGAAGAGACGAGGAAAAAGCCAGAGCCAAAGAAAGAGTTTTTTCCGTTCGAGACGAGTTCGGTCAGTGGGATCCTAAACTGCAAAGACCCGAACTCTGGAATATCTACAACGGTAAGATCAGTCCGGGTGAAAACGTTCGTGTGTTTCCGATTTCCAACTGGACCGAGTTGGACGTCTGGGAATACATTCGTAAGGAAAACATCGCTCTTCCTTCTTTATATTTTTCTCATACTCGTAAGATCATCTATCGCGAGAATCTTCTCTTCCCTGTTTCTAAGTTTATCACGATCGACGCGAACGATCGCGTGGAAGATAAGGTCGTTCGTTTTCGCACCGTAGGTGACATGACCTGCACTGCGGCGGTCGATTCTCAAGCGGATAACATCGACGATATCATCCTCGAAATTCAGGCGACTCGGACCACGGAACGCGGTTCCAGATTGGACGACAAACGTTCCGAAGCCGCTATGGAAGACAGAAAAAGAGGAGGATACTTCTGA
- a CDS encoding NADPH-dependent assimilatory sulfite reductase hemoprotein subunit — translation MSETKELSPVEEIKLNSNNLRGKIAEGIDQNIDSYEEDEKQLLKFHGLYQQKDRDRKKDENGNDVEAPTTFMIRGRIPGGRLTSEQYLVWDALGDKFGGGAIRLTTRQSVQLHTLRIFHLRDVMQEINKINLSSMGACGDVVRNVTQAVNPHGKKSLQLLDGVAQLLSDHFKFKTNAYAEVWLGDKQINKDEEDPIYGKTYLPRKFKIAVTLAGNNTVDIYANDMGFAATLNSDGSKIDGYFVFAGGGFGMTHNKPETFARAASLLGWIPEGALVAVAEAIVTAHRDFGDRTNRKHARLKYVLADKGVEWFRAEVESRSKTKFDLKKALPSWETPSYLGWTEREDGTLSLGFHTLAGRIKDFPGKPLKSALKEIIGTYKLGVQITADQDLILIGVQKADQTKIEKRLEELNVSPKSPHPLFDRALACPALPTCSLALTESERTFPELLNGIQKVLEKHGLSDRAPVVRMTGCPNGCARPYSAEVGIVGQQAGGKYSLFFGADSEGTKVGEYVAKKVAFSDIPAQLEKAFILWKEEGTPGEKFGDFVNRFPLERFREALGSM, via the coding sequence ATGTCAGAAACAAAAGAACTATCGCCGGTTGAAGAAATTAAACTGAACTCAAATAATCTCAGAGGAAAAATCGCCGAGGGAATCGACCAAAACATCGATTCTTACGAAGAGGATGAAAAACAGCTCCTGAAATTTCACGGCCTTTATCAGCAAAAGGATAGAGATCGAAAGAAGGACGAGAATGGAAACGACGTGGAAGCGCCGACTACATTCATGATTCGCGGAAGAATTCCCGGTGGAAGACTGACTTCGGAACAATATTTGGTTTGGGACGCTCTTGGGGATAAATTCGGCGGCGGTGCGATTCGCTTAACAACGAGACAATCGGTTCAGCTTCATACCTTGAGAATCTTTCATCTTCGCGATGTGATGCAGGAAATCAATAAGATCAATCTTTCCAGCATGGGAGCATGCGGGGATGTTGTCAGAAACGTAACCCAAGCCGTAAATCCTCACGGCAAAAAGAGCCTTCAACTTTTGGACGGAGTCGCTCAACTCCTGTCCGATCATTTTAAATTTAAGACAAACGCTTACGCAGAAGTCTGGTTAGGTGATAAACAAATCAATAAAGACGAAGAAGATCCGATCTATGGAAAAACCTATCTTCCTAGAAAATTCAAAATTGCGGTCACTCTCGCCGGAAACAACACCGTAGATATCTATGCAAACGACATGGGTTTTGCCGCTACCCTGAATTCTGACGGAAGTAAAATCGACGGCTATTTTGTTTTTGCAGGCGGCGGTTTCGGAATGACTCATAACAAGCCGGAAACGTTTGCACGGGCCGCGAGTCTTTTAGGATGGATTCCCGAAGGCGCGTTAGTCGCCGTTGCGGAAGCGATCGTGACCGCTCACAGGGATTTTGGAGATCGCACCAATCGAAAACATGCGCGATTGAAATACGTTCTTGCTGATAAAGGCGTAGAATGGTTTAGAGCAGAAGTGGAATCCCGTTCGAAGACGAAGTTTGATCTGAAGAAAGCGCTTCCATCCTGGGAAACTCCTTCGTATTTGGGATGGACGGAAAGAGAGGACGGAACGCTTTCTCTCGGGTTTCATACGCTTGCAGGAAGAATCAAGGATTTTCCGGGAAAACCTCTTAAATCCGCTCTGAAAGAAATTATCGGAACTTACAAACTCGGTGTTCAGATCACTGCGGATCAAGATTTGATTTTGATCGGAGTTCAAAAGGCGGATCAAACAAAGATCGAAAAGAGATTAGAAGAATTGAATGTGAGTCCGAAAAGTCCGCACCCACTTTTTGATCGCGCCCTTGCTTGTCCCGCACTTCCAACTTGCAGTTTGGCTCTTACGGAATCCGAAAGAACTTTCCCAGAGTTATTAAACGGAATTCAGAAAGTATTGGAAAAACACGGTTTGAGCGATCGCGCTCCGGTGGTAAGAATGACAGGATGTCCGAACGGATGTGCAAGACCATATTCCGCGGAAGTTGGAATCGTGGGCCAGCAAGCCGGTGGAAAGTATTCCTTATTTTTCGGAGCCGATTCGGAAGGAACGAAAGTGGGAGAATACGTCGCGAAGAAGGTCGCGTTTTCGGACATTCCCGCCCAACTCGAAAAAGCATTTATTCTCTGGAAAGAGGAAGGAACTCCTGGTGAAAAATTCGGTGATTTCGTAAACCGTTTCCCTCTTGAAAGATTTAGAGAAGCATTAGGATCAATGTAA
- a CDS encoding precorrin-2 dehydrogenase/sirohydrochlorin ferrochelatase family protein yields the protein MSRKYPAFLNLENKNILLIGGGKVALEKLPHLIDCGAKITVITLEACREVLAVLDKHPEIKVEYRSVDFSDLQGRALVFSATNDSELNRRLCEYAHSWKIWINCADDPSNCDFYSAAVLDRGLLRIAISTEGNFAGLSGVVKSTLDELIPKDHEEDFQELIEFRKELKSILPDPERRKRILKNLLQTLKEEYFSASANQK from the coding sequence ATGAGTCGTAAATATCCTGCATTTCTTAATTTAGAAAATAAGAATATTCTTTTGATCGGTGGTGGAAAAGTCGCCCTTGAGAAACTTCCTCATCTGATTGATTGCGGGGCGAAAATTACTGTGATCACTCTGGAAGCATGTAGGGAAGTTCTCGCCGTCTTAGATAAACATCCGGAAATCAAAGTGGAATATCGATCCGTCGATTTTTCGGACCTTCAAGGCCGCGCGCTTGTTTTCTCCGCGACAAACGATTCCGAATTGAATCGCAGACTTTGCGAATATGCTCATTCTTGGAAGATTTGGATCAACTGCGCGGACGATCCTTCCAACTGCGATTTTTATTCGGCGGCTGTCTTGGATCGCGGACTGCTGAGAATCGCGATTTCAACGGAAGGAAACTTCGCCGGTTTATCCGGAGTGGTCAAGTCGACGTTAGACGAACTCATTCCAAAAGATCACGAAGAAGATTTTCAAGAGTTGATCGAATTTAGAAAAGAACTCAAATCGATTTTACCCGATCCGGAGCGTAGAAAAAGAATTCTAAAGAATCTTTTACAAACTCTGAAAGAAGAATATTTCAGCGCATCAGCAAACCAAAAATAA
- a CDS encoding sulfate adenylyltransferase subunit 1, with protein sequence MDLLRFITAGSVDDGKSTLIGRLLYDSKSIFEDQLEAIEKTGRGNNGQINLALLTDGLKAEREQGITIDVAYKYFSTPKRKFIIADAPGHVQYTRNMVTGASNSNLAIILIDARKGVIEQTYRHSYIASMLRIPHLVVCINKMDLVEFSQSRYEEIKAEYLNFAARLDIKDIEFIPISALNGDNVVDKSENLSWYEGRTLLSHLEEVYIESDENFEDARFPVQYVIRPLSDEHHDYRGYAGQVRSGILRKGDAITVLPSGFTSTIEAIDTYAGEVDEAFPPMSVTIRLKDEIDISRGDMIVKSDNLPIVSQDIEANICWMDSKSLLAGNKYLLRQTTNAVKAIVKEIEFKVAPDTHEKQDAGNGLTLNEIGKIKIRTAKPMSFDEYRINRTTGSFILVDEGTNSTVGAGMITGVGA encoded by the coding sequence ATGGATTTATTACGTTTTATTACCGCGGGGAGCGTAGACGACGGGAAGTCCACTTTGATCGGCAGACTTCTCTACGACAGCAAGTCCATCTTCGAAGACCAACTCGAAGCGATCGAAAAAACGGGAAGAGGAAACAACGGTCAGATCAACTTGGCCCTTCTTACGGACGGCCTCAAGGCCGAAAGAGAACAGGGAATCACAATCGACGTCGCTTATAAATATTTTTCCACTCCGAAAAGGAAGTTTATCATCGCCGACGCACCGGGGCACGTTCAATACACGAGAAACATGGTGACGGGTGCTTCCAATTCCAATCTTGCGATCATCCTGATCGACGCGAGAAAGGGCGTGATCGAGCAGACGTATCGACATTCTTATATCGCTTCTATGTTGAGAATTCCTCACCTCGTCGTTTGTATCAACAAAATGGACCTCGTAGAATTTTCCCAATCCAGATACGAAGAGATCAAAGCAGAATACCTCAACTTTGCCGCTCGCTTGGATATTAAGGATATTGAATTTATTCCGATCAGCGCTCTCAACGGAGACAACGTCGTAGATAAATCCGAAAATCTTTCCTGGTATGAAGGTAGAACTCTCCTTTCCCATTTGGAAGAAGTTTATATCGAAAGTGATGAGAATTTCGAAGACGCGCGTTTCCCGGTTCAATACGTCATTCGTCCTCTTTCGGACGAACACCACGACTACCGAGGTTATGCCGGCCAGGTGCGAAGCGGAATATTAAGAAAAGGTGATGCGATCACCGTTTTGCCGAGCGGTTTTACGAGCACGATCGAAGCGATCGATACGTATGCTGGAGAAGTCGACGAAGCGTTTCCTCCTATGTCCGTCACGATTCGCCTCAAAGACGAGATCGATATATCCCGAGGAGATATGATCGTAAAATCCGACAATCTTCCGATCGTTTCTCAGGATATCGAAGCCAATATCTGTTGGATGGATTCCAAATCTCTTTTGGCGGGGAATAAATACCTTCTCCGTCAGACGACAAACGCAGTAAAGGCGATCGTTAAAGAGATCGAATTCAAAGTCGCTCCTGATACTCACGAAAAACAAGACGCGGGAAATGGTCTCACGTTGAACGAAATCGGAAAGATCAAAATCAGAACCGCAAAACCGATGAGTTTCGACGAATATAGAATCAATCGTACCACCGGAAGCTTTATCCTCGTAGACGAGGGAACCAATTCTACCGTCGGCGCCGGTATGATCACCGGAGTTGGAGCCTAG
- a CDS encoding lipocalin-like domain-containing protein, with the protein MMNKRNQYKFFLLSIKSRIGIFLLFFFFYPLLAEERPFVFPKDHSFHSRYKVEWCYFVGVLKSVEGKEYGYELSFFKGTFGKNKEVFPVHFAISDFENRNHKIAQTIERKLGGMAGYDSEKIFSGNYSMKILGKTEFHLLARDPENSSLSLDLKLTAKPSDILLHGDKGKSIKSRKNPNFYSYYYSIPGLFTKGELRIGEKKIQIVSGDSWMDHEWSSPFDSSENAELSNQSNSWDWICIQLEDGTKIMAFNFRESPNSRSESFASVRLNSGKKIGLEREGEVLFSHDSSKWKSKTTQKEYPLRWNLITASSEKEAILDLKIEPVFEDQEFDSRPTTGFSYWEGAVRISGTRDGKKVKGTGYLELKGNQN; encoded by the coding sequence ATAATGAATAAAAGGAATCAATACAAGTTCTTCTTACTCTCGATCAAAAGTCGAATCGGAATCTTTCTTTTATTCTTCTTTTTCTATCCTCTTCTTGCCGAAGAGCGACCCTTTGTTTTTCCGAAAGATCATTCGTTTCACTCCCGCTACAAAGTGGAATGGTGTTATTTCGTAGGCGTATTAAAATCTGTCGAAGGAAAAGAATACGGATACGAACTCAGTTTTTTCAAAGGAACATTCGGGAAGAATAAGGAAGTCTTTCCCGTTCATTTCGCCATCTCCGATTTCGAAAATCGAAATCACAAGATCGCCCAGACCATAGAACGCAAGTTAGGTGGAATGGCCGGTTATGACTCTGAAAAAATCTTTAGCGGAAATTATTCGATGAAAATTCTTGGGAAAACTGAATTCCATCTTTTGGCGCGAGATCCGGAAAATTCTTCCCTTTCCTTAGATCTAAAATTGACCGCGAAACCTTCGGACATTCTTCTGCACGGTGATAAGGGGAAATCGATCAAGAGCAGAAAGAATCCGAATTTCTATTCTTATTATTATAGTATCCCCGGACTTTTTACAAAAGGAGAACTTAGGATCGGAGAGAAAAAAATCCAAATCGTAAGCGGGGATTCTTGGATGGATCATGAATGGAGTAGCCCTTTCGATTCTTCTGAGAACGCCGAACTTTCGAATCAGTCCAATTCCTGGGATTGGATTTGCATTCAACTGGAAGACGGAACGAAAATTATGGCGTTCAATTTTAGAGAATCTCCAAATTCAAGATCGGAATCCTTTGCCAGCGTTAGATTGAATTCCGGAAAAAAAATCGGCTTGGAACGCGAAGGAGAGGTTTTATTTTCTCACGATTCTTCAAAATGGAAAAGTAAAACGACTCAAAAGGAATATCCTCTTCGTTGGAATCTAATCACTGCTTCCTCGGAAAAAGAAGCGATTCTGGATTTAAAAATCGAACCCGTTTTTGAAGATCAAGAATTCGATTCTAGACCGACGACCGGATTCAGTTATTGGGAAGGAGCCGTTCGGATTTCAGGAACTCGAGATGGAAAAAAAGTCAAAGGGACCGGTTATCTTGAACTGAAGGGAAATCAGAATTAG
- a CDS encoding SMP-30/gluconolactonase/LRE family protein: MLKKITLFIFVFILTSLTFLGILFLRSGKVVTESYLPDSSFDTEKNNHLLEAEWIHKDVLEQPYGIAIDTSGFIYTGTKDKKIIRIRTNEKVEVFATLEGRPLGMSFDSHGNLLVCVEEVGIVSIRKDGSQKILISKLPDGNPLRFPHAIDITKNGRIYFTVSSKTHSYQESFLEELSALPNGMILTADKNLTSLEILNEELYYPTGIALSTNESFLLVTEPFRHRVSSVPLFGSKRGIEKFFLTNMPGIPGLISNESGSFWIGVPFYRNEFLDKTQEYPEIKNLLGGLPNFLFARNSPRGFVIAMNDFGDITANYQDFSGTSISGITSVVNHAGNVYLVSSTQGKIAKMKPVVEEIRFF, from the coding sequence ATGCTTAAAAAAATCACACTTTTTATATTCGTCTTTATACTAACTTCGCTGACATTCTTAGGTATCTTATTTTTACGCTCCGGTAAAGTCGTAACGGAAAGTTATCTTCCGGATTCTTCTTTTGATACGGAGAAGAACAATCATCTGTTGGAAGCCGAGTGGATCCATAAGGACGTATTAGAACAACCTTATGGAATCGCAATCGACACATCGGGTTTTATCTACACCGGCACAAAAGACAAAAAAATAATCCGAATTCGCACAAACGAAAAGGTGGAAGTTTTTGCGACCCTTGAGGGACGTCCTTTGGGAATGAGTTTTGATAGCCACGGAAATCTTTTAGTCTGCGTGGAAGAAGTTGGAATCGTATCGATACGAAAAGACGGATCTCAAAAAATTCTCATATCGAAATTGCCGGATGGAAACCCCCTACGGTTTCCTCATGCGATCGACATAACGAAAAATGGAAGAATCTACTTCACCGTTTCCAGCAAGACGCATTCGTATCAGGAATCCTTTTTAGAGGAATTGTCCGCTCTTCCGAACGGGATGATTCTTACTGCGGATAAAAACTTAACTTCATTAGAAATATTGAATGAAGAATTGTATTACCCGACCGGAATCGCCTTGTCTACGAACGAAAGTTTTCTCTTAGTCACGGAACCGTTTCGTCACAGGGTTTCATCCGTTCCACTTTTCGGTTCGAAAAGAGGAATCGAAAAATTCTTTCTAACGAACATGCCGGGTATTCCGGGATTGATATCGAACGAAAGCGGTTCTTTTTGGATCGGAGTTCCATTTTATCGAAACGAATTTTTGGATAAGACGCAGGAATATCCCGAAATTAAGAATCTCTTGGGAGGACTTCCTAACTTTTTATTTGCGAGAAATTCGCCGAGGGGATTTGTAATAGCCATGAACGATTTCGGAGATATCACTGCAAACTATCAGGATTTTTCCGGGACTTCGATCAGTGGAATCACTTCGGTTGTAAACCATGCCGGAAACGTTTACTTAGTTTCTTCGACGCAGGGTAAAATCGCAAAGATGAAACCCGTCGTCGAAGAAATTCGTTTTTTCTAA
- the cobA gene encoding uroporphyrinogen-III C-methyltransferase — MFVSDSKSEPIKPGKVFLVGGGPGNPEDLTLRAYRILTKSEVILYDALLDPSFLEIFPEDAIVHYVGKRSGAHSATQEEINDLLLSYALSGKDVVRLKGGDPFVFGRGGEELITLINHNIEYEIVPGVSSLNAGSSFAGFPLTHRGLSRQVLIMDGHTVLNEETDWEWFAKFQGTIALFMGTTSLPKIARLLLDHGSSEELPVALVENASLANCKIQICSLKEASNSYLEKRTKGPGIVYIGKVVQFLQKDKSTAFFSQISEGKNES; from the coding sequence ATGTTCGTCTCCGATTCTAAATCCGAGCCGATAAAACCGGGAAAGGTTTTTCTCGTTGGCGGCGGTCCCGGAAATCCGGAAGACTTGACTCTACGCGCGTATCGGATTCTTACAAAATCGGAAGTCATTTTGTATGATGCGCTTTTGGATCCTTCTTTTTTGGAAATTTTTCCTGAGGACGCGATCGTTCACTACGTAGGCAAACGTTCCGGAGCACATTCGGCCACGCAAGAAGAGATCAACGACCTTCTTCTTTCCTACGCTCTTTCCGGGAAAGACGTGGTTCGTCTCAAAGGCGGAGATCCTTTCGTTTTCGGGCGGGGCGGAGAAGAATTAATCACATTGATCAATCATAATATAGAATATGAAATCGTTCCCGGCGTGAGTTCTCTCAACGCGGGGTCGTCTTTCGCAGGCTTTCCATTAACGCATAGAGGACTTTCTCGTCAGGTTTTGATTATGGACGGACATACCGTTCTCAATGAAGAAACGGATTGGGAGTGGTTTGCGAAGTTCCAAGGAACGATCGCTCTTTTTATGGGAACAACTTCGCTTCCTAAAATAGCAAGACTACTCCTGGATCATGGAAGCTCGGAAGAACTTCCCGTGGCTCTTGTCGAAAATGCATCGCTCGCAAATTGCAAAATTCAAATCTGTTCTCTCAAAGAAGCCTCAAATTCTTATCTTGAAAAAAGAACCAAAGGACCCGGTATCGTCTACATCGGAAAGGTCGTTCAGTTTTTACAGAAAGACAAATCGACCGCATTCTTTTCACAAATTTCGGAGGGAAAGAATGAGTCGTAA
- a CDS encoding CPBP family intramembrane glutamic endopeptidase, protein MEIVSVLKGFFRKNSKIYKLLFGFYGSLFLILFFNEEYGYPILTSKHFPTKSIASVVIYGIIIFLFYLNLSQRRKLLLRKKGSAGFLVVFWICLIGLELLDLPYDKILIYFPRESMFWSWKVLKQTVQLFPLLLIPLFYDFYRNKFDPIPFKKKKNVSYFPILIIGIVLSAIGSLIPGFKEFYPRAPLSNEQFFYHATWITTLIFETVYLATFYFTEFFFRKFLIRYLSPAGRYHAVGMSALVYGLVHFQKPNGEILSSFIGGLLMGALSIRTHSIRGGLYAHIALAAGMEFFTGIYVWKKLI, encoded by the coding sequence ATGGAAATCGTTTCGGTCTTAAAAGGTTTTTTTCGGAAGAATTCAAAGATCTACAAACTACTTTTTGGATTTTATGGTTCGCTCTTTCTGATCCTTTTTTTCAACGAGGAATACGGGTATCCCATTCTTACTTCGAAACATTTTCCAACAAAGTCGATCGCCTCGGTAGTGATTTATGGAATTATAATATTCTTATTTTATTTGAATCTTTCACAAAGAAGGAAACTTCTTCTGCGAAAGAAAGGCTCTGCTGGGTTTCTGGTCGTATTTTGGATTTGCCTGATCGGCCTTGAACTTTTAGATCTACCATATGATAAAATCCTCATTTACTTTCCTAGGGAATCCATGTTTTGGTCTTGGAAGGTTCTCAAGCAAACGGTCCAATTATTTCCTCTCCTCTTGATTCCTTTATTCTATGATTTCTACAGAAATAAATTCGACCCGATCCCATTTAAAAAAAAGAAAAACGTTTCCTACTTTCCGATTTTGATCATCGGAATCGTTCTATCCGCAATCGGATCTTTGATTCCCGGATTTAAGGAATTTTATCCGAGGGCGCCCTTGAGCAACGAACAATTCTTCTATCATGCAACTTGGATCACAACTCTGATCTTTGAGACCGTATATCTCGCGACTTTCTACTTTACAGAATTCTTTTTCAGAAAATTTCTCATCCGTTATCTTTCTCCAGCGGGAAGATATCACGCGGTGGGAATGAGTGCACTTGTTTATGGACTGGTGCACTTTCAAAAACCGAACGGTGAAATCCTGAGTTCGTTTATCGGAGGTTTGTTGATGGGAGCTTTGAGCATTCGAACCCATTCGATTCGAGGGGGACTTTACGCGCATATCGCCCTCGCCGCCGGAATGGAATTTTTTACAGGAATTTATGTTTGGAAAAAACTGATATAA
- a CDS encoding phosphoadenylyl-sulfate reductase, producing MSPQELERKLASLSLEDSLEWISKEFGESAAFSTSLGFEDQVITHVIFSRNLKIRVFTLDTGRLFNETYDLHKLTNASYGKKIETFFPDTIAVQNLINTKGPDSFYDSVENRKECCYIRKVEPLNRALKETKLWITGIRSEQSDSRGSLTKVELDSSRNLLKYHPILDWTLERTQDFIATYRIPVNVLHSKGFPSIGCAPCTRAVAPGEDIRSGRWWWEEDNQECGLHVVDGKLVRQKSGPKRAI from the coding sequence ATGTCACCGCAAGAATTAGAACGAAAACTTGCATCTCTTAGCCTAGAAGACTCCTTAGAATGGATTAGTAAGGAGTTCGGAGAGTCTGCGGCCTTCTCTACGAGCTTAGGCTTTGAGGACCAGGTTATTACCCACGTAATCTTCTCTAGAAATTTAAAAATTCGAGTCTTTACTTTGGATACAGGGCGTCTCTTTAACGAGACCTATGATCTCCATAAACTTACGAATGCGAGTTACGGAAAAAAGATCGAAACTTTTTTTCCGGATACGATCGCGGTACAAAATCTGATCAACACAAAAGGTCCCGATAGCTTTTACGATTCCGTAGAAAACAGGAAAGAATGTTGTTACATTCGAAAAGTAGAGCCTCTCAATCGGGCTCTGAAAGAGACCAAACTTTGGATCACCGGAATTCGTTCCGAACAATCGGATTCCAGAGGATCTCTCACAAAAGTGGAACTGGATTCTTCTCGTAATCTTCTAAAATACCATCCGATCCTTGATTGGACTCTGGAAAGAACCCAGGACTTTATTGCGACGTATCGAATCCCAGTGAACGTCCTTCACAGTAAAGGATTTCCTTCGATCGGTTGTGCGCCTTGTACTCGTGCGGTTGCGCCCGGAGAGGACATTCGTTCCGGAAGATGGTGGTGGGAAGAAGACAATCAAGAATGTGGACTCCACGTTGTGGACGGAAAATTAGTCCGTCAAAAGTCCGGTCCGAAAAGAGCAATATGA